The genomic segment CGGCAGTTCTGGAGGAGGCCCGGAGCCGCGAAGCTCCGGGCCTCCTTCCCTTTCAGGGGTCCGGGATCAGAACGAGACGTCGAGGCCGACGACCCAGCGGCGGCCAGGTGACGGATAGCCCGCCACCTCCACGTAGTCGCGACCGAGGAGATTCGTGACACGGACGAACGGGGCCAGGTGCTCGAGGAGCCGCGGGCCCGTCGCCGCCAGGTCGACGCGGAAGTAGGCGGGGCTCGTGACCCGCGCGTACGTCGTGGCGTCGACGTCGTCCCTCTCGCCCACGTAGAGGCCCGTCAGCTCGGCGCTCGCGCCGCGGCCGAGGTCGCCGCCGAGCGACGCCGACGCGCGGTGTCTCGGACGCCTGAGGAGCGGGAGGCCGGTGTCGAGGTCCTGGGCGTCGAGCCAGGTGTACGCCGCGCGGGCCCACGTCGTGGCGGAGAGCACCCCGCGCACGACGGCCTCGGCTCCCGTCATCCGTGCCCGGCCGACGTTCACGTTCGCGAAGGTCGCGAAGTCGTAGCGGATGAGGTCCTTCACGTCGCTCCGGAAGAGCGACGCCTCGAAGACGAAACCCCGGGAGATCGTCCACTCGGCCCCGGCCTCGTACGAAACGGATTCCTCGGGCTGCAGGCCGGGGTTCCCCGAGAAGGGGTAGTAGAGCTCGCCGGTCGACGGGGCCCGGAAGGCCGATCCGGCGGCCGCCCGCACCTTCAGAGCGGGGGCGACGGTCCACGAGAGCGCGACCCGGGGATTCGTGGACGCACCGAAGGCGCTGTTCTCGTCGCGCCTCACGCCCGCGGTGATCGCGACCCGGTCGTCGGCAAGGGAGAGGCGATCCTCCGCGAAGACGGACCAGGTGCGCGTCGTCAGGCCGTCGAGCTGGACTCCATACGAGTCCTCGTTGTCGACCTTCGTCTGCTCGTAGTCGGTGCCCACGGAGATCCGGTTCGCGCCGGCGACGTGCGAGAGGACGACGCGGCCGCCGGCGCGGCGCGCCTTCGTCTCGGAGAAGGTGAAGCCCCAGGGGTCGTCGGGGTCGGTGTAGGTCGGGGAATCGTCCGCGAAGGTCCCCGCCGCCTCGAGCGTCGTCCGCGCCCCGAGGGCGAGGGAGAGCGGGACGGAGACGAGCGTCGTGTCGGCCGTCGTCGCGCGCAGAGGCGTGGGCGTCGCCCCCGAAAAGGGGATTCCGGTGCGCGACGACTCCCGCCTCACCGTGACGCCCGCCTTCGCGTTTGCCCCGAGCTGGACGTCGAGCGCGGCGGAGAGGTCGGTCCCCTCGAAGAACTCGTTCGGGAGGTCCCCTGCGATCGTCCCGCGGCGGAAGCCGGCGCTGACGCCGACCGGACCGCTGCGAAGCGCGGCGTTTACACCCCCTTCGCGGGCGGAGGCGTTCCCGAGGCCGAAGTGGGCCTGCCCCGCGAAACCGTCGGCGACGGCCCGTCGCGTGATCACCTGGACGACGCCGCCGAGCGCCTCGGAGCCGTAGAGCGCCGAGAAGGGCCCGCGGACGATCTCGATCCGCTCGACGTTCGCGGTGCCGAGCGAGGAGAGGTCGACGCCGCCGAAATAGGGGCTGTTGAGCTTGACGCCGTCGACGAGGACGAGGGCCGAGTTCGAGTTCGTCCCGCGCAGGAAGAGCGACGTGACGCCGCCCGCCCCGCCGCTCTGCGCCACGTCGACGCCGGGAACGGAGCGCAGGAGGTCGGCCACCGTCGTGGCGCGGGAGCGCTCGATCGCGGCCCGGTCGACGACGGTCGCCGCGACGCCGAGGGTCGCTGCGTCCTCGGGGACGGCGGCGGCGGTGACGACGACCTCGGTTGCGACGGGGGATGGGCCCGGTTGCGGCAGCTGGGCCGCGGCCGGCAGGGAAAGGACGATCGGCAAGAGAAGGGAACGGACGAGACGGTTCACGAGACCTCCGGTCTGCTGCGCTCCGCTGTCCCATCGAAGGGAGGCGGGAGGCGCGCGCGGAGGCGTCTCCCGCGTCCTCTCGAGCCCCGGAGACGGCGCGGCGGGTTGCGATGGGCCCTGGGCAGGTCTCCTGGCTCCCGGATCGTCCGCGCAAGGACCCCTTCCCGGAGGCGAAACCCGCTCTCGCGGATCGCTCGCCCCCAGTGGGATTACGTCCTTCGCGTCCCCGGTCACAGTGGCGGGGGCCGCGCGGGAATCACACCCGCTTCCCTCTCTCGCCCCCCGGAGGTCGGGGGACCCGAGGTCCGTAGAAAAGATCGAGCCGGGAAGGATAGCACCGGGTCGCGGGGTGGCCGGACGCTCCCGCTGACATCGTCCGGCGTGGCTTGCCTCAGGCCCCGCCGAATGCCCCCAGGCGCTGCCCCACGCGGACCGGGCCGTGCGGACGGCCCCACGCGAAACGGCTCGCCCTTTCGCCGCCGACGAGAAGGACCACGGTGGAGCCGAGCTCGAAGGTGCCAAGGTCGTCTCCCG from the Holophagales bacterium genome contains:
- a CDS encoding TonB-dependent receptor; the encoded protein is MNRLVRSLLLPIVLSLPAAAQLPQPGPSPVATEVVVTAAAVPEDAATLGVAATVVDRAAIERSRATTVADLLRSVPGVDVAQSGGAGGVTSLFLRGTNSNSALVLVDGVKLNSPYFGGVDLSSLGTANVERIEIVRGPFSALYGSEALGGVVQVITRRAVADGFAGQAHFGLGNASAREGGVNAALRSGPVGVSAGFRRGTIAGDLPNEFFEGTDLSAALDVQLGANAKAGVTVRRESSRTGIPFSGATPTPLRATTADTTLVSVPLSLALGARTTLEAAGTFADDSPTYTDPDDPWGFTFSETKARRAGGRVVLSHVAGANRISVGTDYEQTKVDNEDSYGVQLDGLTTRTWSVFAEDRLSLADDRVAITAGVRRDENSAFGASTNPRVALSWTVAPALKVRAAAGSAFRAPSTGELYYPFSGNPGLQPEESVSYEAGAEWTISRGFVFEASLFRSDVKDLIRYDFATFANVNVGRARMTGAEAVVRGVLSATTWARAAYTWLDAQDLDTGLPLLRRPRHRASASLGGDLGRGASAELTGLYVGERDDVDATTYARVTSPAYFRVDLAATGPRLLEHLAPFVRVTNLLGRDYVEVAGYPSPGRRWVVGLDVSF